ATCGCCGGCATCGGCGTCGCAGGCGCTCCGTCCGGGGCACTGGACGAGAAGTTCGCGCAGGCGGGAGCGAACGCGGTGGCCCGCTAGCCGAAGCGTCCGGGCCTTCGGGGCTGAACATCCGGTTCCACGACGGCAGCCCGCCAGGAACCGGATGTTCTCCGGTTCCACGGCCGACACCTCGCTCCAGACACCGCGCTTCCGTCCCCCGTGATTCCACTGCCCTCCGAGTCCGGCCTCGGGACTGGTAGGCGCGCATGTTGAGGTCTCGTGTATTCCTGATGGGTGGCGGTGGCGGTGTCACCGTGTGTGGTCGCCGGAGGCTAATCGGCTCCAGGTGCCGCCAGCCTCGGTGACGAGCCGGGTAGCGGTTTTGTCGTGGCTCGGCCTCGGGGAGCAAGGGAACAGTGGTTGGCGTCAAGCATTGACCGACGTCATGGACGCCGTTGACGGCGGGCGTTCCCGCCGGTTACCCGTGCTTGTCCGATTCGGCGTCGGCGAAGGCGCGGTATCCGCCGAGATCTCGGGCTGGGCGAGGACGTCGCCGCGGTGTACGACTCGGACCGGCCCCGGGGCCATCATCGGATGCTGATCCGCCGGCGTAGCGAGGTCGTGTCGGACATTCAGCAAGACCGCCGTCGTCATCACCGCGAAGTCCGCCGGGCGCAAGGTCTTCGGCATCGCCACCGCAGGCGTCCGTCTCGCTTGACCTCTTGCGCGTCAGTCCGGCAGCCAGTGCAGCTCGTGCGCCAGGGTTTTGGCGACGGCACGGATGCGGCGGTGTAGCGGCGACTGCTCGCGTGGGAGGACCAGGTGGATCGTCAGGCTGGGCGCGCCCCGCAGCGGTCGCCAGGTGAGACCGGCCGGTTGTGCCGTGACCGCGGCTTCTCCGGCCGGGGCGAGGGTGACCCCGTCGCGCAGGTCACGCTGAGACATGTCGAAAGAGACTGCGGGCGTGTGGAATCGGGGGTGTGGTCGGGTGTCTCGGAACAGTGCGGACAGCTGATCGTGGATCACGGGGTTGGCCGCACGGTCCGGGAGTCGCAGCGGATACGCGGCCGCGTCGGCGATCTCGATCTCCGGGTGTTCGGCCAGCGGATGGTGCTGCGCCAGCTGGACCCCGATGCGCGCACGCCGCAGCAGGAACCGGCGCACGCCACGGCCCGGCTGTTCACCGCGGGTGATTCCGGCATCGATGCGGCCGTCGGCGACCGCGGGGGAGATCTCCGGTGTCGCCATCGGGACCGCGCCGACCTCGAGTCCGCTGTTGCCGCGAATCAGCCTGTCCACCAGGGCCGGTGCCGTCTCGGCCCCGGCGCTGAGGCTGTATCCGATGCGCAGCGTGCCCAGTTCACCGGTCGCCGCGCTCCGGGCGGTGTCCCATGCCCGGTCCAGCGCCGCCAGCGCGGGCGGCGCGGACTCCGCCAAAGCCGCACCGGCCGTGGTCAATACGACGCTACGCGTGTTGCGGACCAGCAGGGCCGTACCGAGTTCCGCCTCCAATCGGCGCATCCGGGCGCTGAGTGCGGGCTGTGCGATACCGATCCGTGCGGCCGCGCGGGTGAAGTTCAACTCCTGCGCCAGCACCAGGAAGTACCGCAGGCTCACCGTATCCGGCGCCACGTGCCCTCCCTGCCGATTGATAACGATCCGTTCTGAGTCTATCCCGTATTGATCTTTCCCTCGACCCCACGTCAAGCCCTAACCTGCGCATATGACGGTTCAACTGACCGCGGTACCCGTCGCCGGGATCGATCGATCTGAGTGTCAATTCGACGTCGGACGTGTCCGGCCGAACACAGGAGGTTTCCATGGCTAAGGGCTACTGGGTCAGTGTCTACCCGGCCATTTCCGACCCTGAGGCGCTGACTGCCTACGACAAGCTGGCCGGTCCGGCTGTCCAGGCTGGGGGCGGGCGCACCCTGTCCCGGATCCCGTCCCGTGGCGGTCGAGTCGTCGCCCACGAGGCCGGAATCACGCAACGCGTCGTTCTGATCGAGTTCGACAGCTTTGAACAGGCCGTCGCGGCATACGAGAGCGAGGCATACCAGAAGGCGCTGGTGGCCCTCCCCGACGGCGTCGAGCGCGACTTCCGCATCATCGACGGCATCGACTGACCGGCGGGCCCAGCGCGGGTGATGCCGGCGCAGTCCCGACAGAGCGGCTGGCCCTGATCATTGCGGCCGGGCAGGAGCCGGTCGGCGGAGCACCCGGGGCAACGGCCCCGGACGCGCATGGCCCGCTCCAGGCAGGCGCGGCAAGATCGGTCCGTCCGACCAGTTGGCGGACTTCGCCGCCCGCCGGCCGCAGCGGGCGCAGTCGCGCAGGTGCCAGCGTTCGTACTGTTCGGGCGTCACGTCAGTCACCCCTCGTCGGTGAGCCGGACCCGTGTCGGCCGACGGGCAGCGAGGCTGATCGGTGCGTCCTGTCC
This genomic stretch from Streptomyces nigrescens harbors:
- a CDS encoding DUF1330 domain-containing protein, translated to MAKGYWVSVYPAISDPEALTAYDKLAGPAVQAGGGRTLSRIPSRGGRVVAHEAGITQRVVLIEFDSFEQAVAAYESEAYQKALVALPDGVERDFRIIDGID
- a CDS encoding LysR family transcriptional regulator; the protein is MAPDTVSLRYFLVLAQELNFTRAAARIGIAQPALSARMRRLEAELGTALLVRNTRSVVLTTAGAALAESAPPALAALDRAWDTARSAATGELGTLRIGYSLSAGAETAPALVDRLIRGNSGLEVGAVPMATPEISPAVADGRIDAGITRGEQPGRGVRRFLLRRARIGVQLAQHHPLAEHPEIEIADAAAYPLRLPDRAANPVIHDQLSALFRDTRPHPRFHTPAVSFDMSQRDLRDGVTLAPAGEAAVTAQPAGLTWRPLRGAPSLTIHLVLPREQSPLHRRIRAVAKTLAHELHWLPD